From a single Rutidosis leptorrhynchoides isolate AG116_Rl617_1_P2 chromosome 5, CSIRO_AGI_Rlap_v1, whole genome shotgun sequence genomic region:
- the LOC139847556 gene encoding histone H3.2-like, whose protein sequence is MARTKQTARKSTGGKAPRKQLATKAARKSAPATGGVKKPHRFRPGTVALREIRKYQKSTELLIRKLPFQRLVREIAQDFKTDLRFQSSAVAALQEASEAYLVGLFEDTNLCAIHAKRVTIMPKDMQLARRIRGERA, encoded by the coding sequence ATGGCTCGAACAAAGCAAACCGCTAGGAAATCAACTGGAGGAAAGGCACCACGAAAGCAACTTGCAACAAAAGCCGCTCGAAAATCAGCACCGGCCACCGGAGGAGTGAAGAAGCCACACAGATTCAGGCCAGGAACGGTGGCGTTACGAGAGATCCGTAAGTATCAAAAGAGTACGGAACTGTTGATTCGTAAGCTTCCATTTCAGAGACTTGTGAGGGAAATAGCTCAGGATTTTAAAACAGATCTGAGGTTTCAAAGCAGTGCAGTTGCTGCGTTACAAGAAGCATCTGAAGCGTACTTGGTAGGATTGTTTGAAGATACGAATTTGTGTGCGATTCATGCTAAGAGAGTTACAATTATGCCTAAGGATATGCAGTTAGCTAGAAGGATTAGAGGTGAAAGAGCATAG